GATTCCGGTGGCAGTTTTGGTGGCAGTACGCCAGGGCACTCCGACGAGCAAGAGCCGGCAAATTCCTGATGCGGCTCTCCTCGGAGTCCCTAGAACACAAAGGGTTCTTTCACCTTCGACGGCCGCGGGTCGTTGCGCACAATCGGGAGGGTTCCCGGTAGGTTCCCGGTCAGCGGCTTGAACTCGCCGATCATCTCGTCGAACGGGATGCGGGCACGCCGTCTGCGCGCAAGGCGAACAGCACCACGAGCGAACGTGGTTGCGCCGTATAGTTCTGGCCCTCCACCGAGGGCCAGAGCCCGTCATAGATGTCATCCGGCGCATCTCGATACGTGTCGATCCACCGCCGCCAGGACTCGTGCACTCCGGGCGTCAGTCTCGGGAGCTCGAAGGTCAGCGGTTCCCAATAGGCGTTGAAGATCACGTGGAACAGGGCTGCGGGCCCTCTGCCCCGCACGGTCACCGCGAGGCTGTGCGACTCGCGGCTCAGATCCGGCTTGTTCAACCTGACACCGTGCGGTTGAATGTCCGCCTCGCGCAACAACTCGTTCAGGGTCCTCACGCCCTCGACGCCGAACGTCTCGCCGAGCATCACGCGCTGGCCGACCAGCGTCTTCACGAAGCGGTGGAGATCACGGTGTCGGTCGAGAAGCGTCCAGTCGAACCAGCTTATCTCGTTGTCCTGGCAGTAGGCGTTGTTGTTCCCGCTCTGGGTCCGCCGCACCTCGTCGCCCATGAGCAACATCGGCATGCCCAACGACAGCAGCGTGGTGGCCAGGAAGTTCTTCACCTGGCGGTGGCGCAGCCGCTCGATCTCGGGATCGGTCGTCGGCCCTTCCACCCCGCAGTTCCAGCTCAGGTTCACGTCGGATCCATCACGGCCACCCTCTCCGTTCGCCTCGTTGTGCTTGGCGTTGTAGCTGACCAGGTCGTTCAGCGTGAACCCGTCGTGCGACGTGACGAAATTGACGCTCTGCTCCGGCCCCCGCTCGTCCAGCACGTAGAGGTCCGGGCTGCCGAAGCAGCGGTAGCCGAAGGCGAGCACGGTATCGTTGTCGGACTTCACGAATCGACGGACGTCGTCCCGGAACTTTCCGTTCCATTCCTGCCAGGCATCGCCGGCGAAGCTCCCTACCTGGTAGAGCCCGGCGGCATCCCACGCCTCGGCGATCAGCTTGGTCCCGGCCAGGATCGGATCCGACTCGATGTCCCACAGGATCGGGGGCCGTTGGAGCGGGTGGCCAGACTCGTCGCGCGACAGCACGGAGGCCAGGTCGAAGCGGAAGCCGTCGACGTGCATGGAAGCGACCCAGTACCGCAGGCTGTCGACGATCAGGCGGCGTACCACCGCGTCGTTCGCGTTCAGCGTGTTGCCGGTTCCGGTGTAGTCCGCGTAGCGCGCGCGGTTCGCTTCGAGGAGGTAGTACGTGTCGTTGTCGAGGCCGCGAAACGACAGCGTGGGTCCGTCGTGGTTCCCTTCCGCGGTGT
This sequence is a window from Candidatus Eisenbacteria bacterium. Protein-coding genes within it:
- the glgX gene encoding glycogen debranching protein GlgX, giving the protein MTVSPGRTFPLGASVVDGGVNFCVFSRDADAVELLLFDAADAHEPARLIPLDARAHRTYHYWHAFVPGLRSGQVYAYRAVGPFDPARGLRFDPAKVLLDPYGRAVVVPDGYDRFAASRPGDNTQVAMRSVVVDPDAYDWQGDTPLRRPFTTTVIYEMHVAGFTRHPSSGVSPRTRGTYAGVIEKIPYLRDLGITAVELLPVFQFDRQDCPPGLVNYWGYSPVSFFAPHAAYSSRRDPLGPVDEFRDLVKALHRAGIEVILDVVYNHTAEGNHDGPTLSFRGLDNDTYYLLEANRARYADYTGTGNTLNANDAVVRRLIVDSLRYWVASMHVDGFRFDLASVLSRDESGHPLQRPPILWDIESDPILAGTKLIAEAWDAAGLYQVGSFAGDAWQEWNGKFRDDVRRFVKSDNDTVLAFGYRCFGSPDLYVLDERGPEQSVNFVTSHDGFTLNDLVSYNAKHNEANGEGGRDGSDVNLSWNCGVEGPTTDPEIERLRHRQVKNFLATTLLSLGMPMLLMGDEVRRTQSGNNNAYCQDNEISWFDWTLLDRHRDLHRFVKTLVGQRVMLGETFGVEGVRTLNELLREADIQPHGVRLNKPDLSRESHSLAVTVRGRGPAALFHVIFNAYWEPLTFELPRLTPGVHESWRRWIDTYRDAPDDIYDGLWPSVEGQNYTAQPRSLVVLFALRADGVPASRSTR